In one window of Cetobacterium sp. ZOR0034 DNA:
- the uxaC gene encoding glucuronate isomerase, which yields MRKFMDSDFLLKSDVSKKLYEYAEKMPIFDYHCHLNPKEIAENKSYENITQIWLYGDHYKWRAMRSNGIDEKYITGDATDFEKFLAFAETMEYAYGNPLFHWSHLELKRYFGIEEVLNRKTAEIIWNKANELLKTEEFRAKKLIERSNVKALCTTDDPIDTLEYHQEILKDENFKVKVLPTFRPDKAIYLEKEDYLIWLSKLESVSNEKIDSFKKLVAVLETRVEYFKANGCLVTDHSLEAPFFTRDTENKIEEIFKKRLADEKLTKEEADIYKTEIFLALGKIYYKNDLGMQLHMGALRNNNERMFKRLGADVGFDSIADNNYGEVLSKLLNSLDVNGELPKTILYCLNPKDNEVLGTMIGNFQNSDTPGKIQFGSGWWFNDQKDGMIRQMTALSQLGLLRRFVGMLTDSRSFLSYTRHEYFRRILCNLVGTWVEDGEVPYDEEILKAMIEEICFINAKNYFKLEI from the coding sequence ATGAGAAAATTTATGGACTCAGACTTTTTATTAAAAAGCGATGTTAGTAAAAAGTTATATGAATACGCAGAGAAAATGCCAATATTTGATTATCACTGTCACCTTAATCCAAAGGAGATAGCAGAAAATAAAAGCTATGAAAATATAACACAGATCTGGTTATATGGAGACCACTACAAGTGGAGAGCTATGAGAAGTAATGGAATAGATGAAAAGTATATAACAGGAGATGCAACTGACTTTGAGAAGTTCTTAGCTTTTGCAGAGACGATGGAGTATGCTTATGGAAATCCACTTTTCCACTGGTCACACCTAGAGTTAAAAAGATACTTCGGAATAGAGGAAGTTTTAAATAGAAAGACAGCAGAGATTATCTGGAACAAAGCAAATGAACTTTTAAAAACAGAGGAGTTCAGAGCAAAAAAATTGATTGAAAGATCAAACGTAAAAGCTCTTTGTACAACTGATGATCCAATCGATACATTAGAGTACCACCAAGAGATTTTAAAAGATGAGAACTTCAAAGTTAAAGTTCTTCCAACGTTTAGACCTGATAAGGCTATCTACCTAGAGAAAGAGGATTACCTAATTTGGCTTAGCAAATTAGAGAGTGTATCAAATGAAAAGATAGACTCTTTCAAAAAATTAGTAGCAGTGTTAGAAACTAGAGTAGAATACTTTAAGGCTAATGGATGTCTAGTAACAGACCACAGCTTAGAAGCACCATTCTTCACTAGAGATACAGAAAATAAAATCGAAGAGATTTTCAAGAAGAGATTAGCTGATGAAAAGCTAACTAAAGAGGAAGCGGATATCTATAAAACTGAGATATTCCTAGCACTTGGAAAAATCTACTACAAAAATGATTTAGGAATGCAACTACATATGGGTGCTCTTAGAAACAACAACGAAAGAATGTTCAAGAGATTAGGAGCAGACGTAGGGTTTGATTCAATAGCAGATAATAACTATGGAGAGGTACTATCAAAGTTATTAAACAGCTTAGATGTAAATGGAGAGCTTCCAAAGACAATTCTTTACTGTTTAAATCCAAAGGATAATGAAGTTCTTGGAACGATGATTGGAAACTTCCAAAATAGTGATACTCCAGGAAAGATTCAATTCGGATCTGGATGGTGGTTTAATGACCAAAAGGATGGAATGATTCGTCAAATGACAGCTCTATCTCAACTTGGACTTTTAAGAAGATTTGTAGGAATGCTAACAGACTCAAGAAGTTTCCTATCTTATACAAGACATGAGTATTTCAGAAGAATACTTTGTAACCTTGTAGGAACTTGGGTAGAGGATGGAGAGGTTCCATATGATGAGGAGATTTTAAAAGCTATGATAGAAGAGATATGCTTCATCAATGCAAAGAACTATTTTAAGTTAGAAATTTAA
- a CDS encoding MetQ/NlpA family ABC transporter substrate-binding protein, with protein MKRALLLFCLVSNLALGKDVFKIGATPIPAGEILNEIKGDLAKEGLDIEIVEFTDYIMPNLALADGSLDANFFQHKPYLANFMKEKKLDLVPLEDIYVPPLGGYSKKYKSVEELKTGDKVAIPNDPTNGGRALILLHNKGVIKLSDPTDLMATEFDIVENPKKLKIVSLQAAQLPRALDDVDLAIINCNYALDAGLSPQEDSLIVEGTESAYGNVVAVRKGDENKEEIAILMKVLRSDRVRTFILEKYQGGIIPLF; from the coding sequence ATGAAAAGAGCACTATTACTATTTTGTTTAGTTTCAAATTTAGCTTTGGGAAAAGATGTGTTTAAAATTGGAGCTACTCCAATTCCAGCGGGGGAGATACTAAATGAAATAAAGGGGGATTTAGCAAAAGAGGGATTAGATATAGAGATTGTAGAGTTTACGGATTATATAATGCCAAATTTAGCCTTGGCAGATGGATCTTTAGACGCTAACTTCTTCCAACACAAACCCTATTTAGCTAACTTTATGAAAGAGAAAAAATTGGATTTAGTACCTTTAGAGGATATCTATGTACCACCACTAGGAGGGTATTCGAAAAAGTACAAATCAGTAGAAGAACTGAAAACAGGGGATAAAGTAGCTATACCAAATGATCCAACAAATGGAGGAAGAGCACTGATTTTACTTCATAACAAAGGAGTGATCAAGTTATCTGATCCGACGGATTTAATGGCTACTGAGTTTGATATTGTAGAAAATCCAAAAAAATTAAAGATTGTTTCGCTGCAAGCAGCTCAGCTACCAAGAGCTTTAGATGATGTAGATTTAGCTATCATCAATTGCAACTACGCTTTAGATGCAGGGCTTTCACCTCAAGAGGACTCTCTTATCGTAGAGGGAACGGAGAGTGCTTACGGGAATGTGGTAGCGGTTAGAAAGGGTGACGAAAATAAAGAGGAGATAGCAATTCTAATGAAAGTTCTAAGGAGTGACAGGGTTAGAACGTTCATATTAGAAAAGTATCAAGGTGGAATTATACCGCTATTTTAA
- a CDS encoding Rpn family recombination-promoting nuclease/putative transposase — MCTVLFKPKVDYIFKNLFGSEKHPKILISFLNACIKPESPIVSAQIKNSELTKEYIEDSFSRLDILAKTDKGEIINIEMQRADEKNMIKRSLYYWSKAFSGEYGGKSRYSELPRTVCVNVLDFNLLAEENYHNKYVLKNDKNNDVLTDVIELHFIELPKMKEIDPDDLLSVWTGFINDPNDEKIIELESRVVELHEAKIELARMSRDPKEAEYYRLRQNAMSERMNALLEAEDKGVVRGRAEGEKVAKLEIAKTALKNGLSFEIISGITGLSIEEIELLK, encoded by the coding sequence ATGTGTACAGTTTTATTCAAACCGAAGGTAGATTATATATTTAAGAATTTGTTTGGATCAGAGAAGCATCCCAAAATATTGATATCTTTTTTGAATGCTTGCATTAAACCAGAGAGTCCAATAGTGAGTGCTCAAATAAAAAATAGTGAATTGACAAAAGAGTATATAGAGGATAGTTTTTCAAGGTTGGATATTTTAGCTAAAACAGATAAAGGTGAGATAATAAACATTGAGATGCAAAGAGCTGATGAAAAAAATATGATAAAACGTAGTCTTTACTATTGGTCAAAAGCTTTTTCAGGAGAGTACGGTGGAAAGAGTAGATACAGTGAACTTCCAAGAACAGTGTGTGTAAATGTGTTGGATTTTAATTTACTGGCAGAAGAAAATTACCATAATAAGTATGTTTTGAAAAATGATAAAAATAATGATGTGTTAACAGATGTTATAGAGCTTCATTTTATAGAGTTACCTAAAATGAAAGAGATAGATCCAGACGATCTTTTGAGTGTTTGGACAGGATTTATAAATGATCCAAATGATGAAAAAATAATAGAGTTAGAGAGTAGGGTAGTAGAGCTTCACGAAGCTAAAATAGAATTAGCAAGAATGAGTAGAGACCCGAAAGAAGCGGAGTATTATAGACTGCGTCAAAATGCTATGAGTGAAAGAATGAATGCTCTTTTAGAAGCCGAAGATAAAGGCGTAGTTAGAGGTAGAGCCGAAGGAGAGAAGGTGGCGAAATTAGAAATAGCTAAAACAGCTCTTAAAAATGGATTGAGCTTTGAAATAATATCAGGTATAACAGGATTAAGTATAGAAGAGATAGAGTTATTGAAGTAA
- a CDS encoding TRAP transporter substrate-binding protein, whose amino-acid sequence MKVMKKVLTGTMVLAMAALFTSCNQGDGKEIIRISHNQAADYPTNTGLLAFEKYIEEHLGDKYDVQIFPNELLGSQVNTVELTQTGAINFTVASNAILESFDDIYQIFNLPYLFSSTEHYHAVMDNKDIIEPIFKSTKKSGFEAVAWLDAGTRNFYTVKKPILTPDDLKGMKIRVQQSASNIRMMQLFGGSATPMGFGEVYTALQQSVIDGAENNEPALTSNKHGEVAKYYSYNMHQMVPDIVIGNEKFLSSLSKEEREIFDKGFQIISQVQREAWGAYVEKSIEGAKEMNVQFFHPDVLAFQERVLPLHQEVLKSSPKLEPIYNQIQEIGKSMIGGKENE is encoded by the coding sequence ATGAAAGTAATGAAAAAGGTTTTAACGGGAACTATGGTGCTTGCTATGGCAGCTCTTTTCACATCTTGTAATCAAGGAGATGGAAAAGAGATCATAAGAATTTCCCACAACCAAGCTGCAGATTATCCAACAAATACAGGACTACTTGCTTTTGAGAAATATATTGAAGAGCACTTAGGTGATAAGTATGATGTTCAAATATTTCCAAATGAACTGTTAGGTTCACAGGTAAATACAGTTGAGCTAACTCAGACAGGGGCTATTAATTTTACAGTTGCAAGTAATGCTATATTAGAGAGTTTTGATGATATATATCAAATCTTTAACTTACCATATCTTTTCAGCAGTACAGAACATTACCACGCTGTTATGGACAATAAAGATATTATAGAACCTATATTTAAATCTACAAAGAAATCTGGATTTGAAGCGGTAGCTTGGCTAGATGCAGGAACAAGAAACTTCTACACGGTGAAGAAGCCTATTCTTACACCTGATGATTTAAAAGGTATGAAAATTAGAGTTCAACAAAGTGCTTCTAATATTAGAATGATGCAACTATTTGGTGGATCAGCAACTCCAATGGGGTTTGGAGAAGTTTATACAGCTCTTCAGCAAAGTGTTATTGATGGAGCAGAAAACAATGAGCCAGCTTTAACAAGTAATAAGCATGGAGAGGTAGCAAAATATTACTCTTATAACATGCACCAAATGGTACCAGATATTGTTATAGGAAATGAAAAGTTTTTAAGTTCTCTTTCAAAAGAGGAGAGAGAGATTTTTGATAAAGGATTCCAAATCATATCTCAAGTTCAAAGAGAAGCTTGGGGAGCATATGTAGAGAAATCTATCGAAGGAGCAAAGGAGATGAACGTACAGTTCTTCCATCCTGATGTATTAGCATTCCAAGAGAGAGTTTTACCACTTCATCAAGAGGTGTTAAAATCTAGTCCTAAATTAGAACCTATATACAATCAAATTCAAGAGATTGGAAAGTCTATGATAGGAGGAAAAGAGAATGAATAA
- a CDS encoding GntR family transcriptional regulator, translated as MALEGVIKKSKENTRQYIYRVLRENIMNLNLKPGESIGEIELSKVLNVSRTPLREAIVQLIEEKLLEVFPQKGSFVSKINLNLVGEAIFVRETCESRILKMACQDKNVDELISKLEKNIEYQKIVLNFNEDLHEFFTLDNEFHYILFDHYNKKNSWKAIKRLSTHYDRLRLLDALEKTNIKATLDQHIDIVELIKSKNIEKIECSVEKHLLNYKDMIKKYEQKYPEYFCDK; from the coding sequence ATGGCATTAGAAGGAGTTATAAAAAAATCAAAGGAGAATACTAGGCAGTATATATATAGAGTCCTTAGAGAGAACATAATGAATTTAAACTTAAAACCTGGAGAGTCTATAGGAGAGATAGAGTTAAGTAAGGTTTTAAATGTTAGTAGAACACCCCTTAGAGAAGCGATAGTTCAATTGATAGAGGAGAAGCTTTTAGAGGTTTTCCCACAGAAGGGATCGTTCGTATCAAAGATCAATCTGAATTTGGTTGGCGAAGCGATATTTGTAAGAGAGACATGTGAGAGTAGAATTTTGAAAATGGCTTGCCAAGATAAAAATGTAGATGAATTGATAAGTAAGTTAGAGAAAAATATAGAGTATCAAAAGATAGTTCTAAATTTTAATGAGGATCTTCATGAGTTCTTTACATTAGATAATGAGTTTCATTATATTCTGTTTGACCACTACAATAAAAAGAATAGTTGGAAAGCCATAAAGAGACTTTCGACACACTATGATAGACTTAGACTTTTAGATGCTTTAGAGAAGACAAACATTAAAGCAACTTTAGACCAGCATATAGATATTGTAGAGTTAATCAAATCAAAAAATATAGAGAAGATAGAGTGCTCAGTTGAGAAACATCTTTTAAACTATAAAGATATGATAAAAAAATATGAGCAAAAATATCCAGAATATTTTTGTGATAAGTAA
- a CDS encoding transporter substrate-binding domain-containing protein has protein sequence MKILKMKKVMKGIFLVLIGLIMFSCGGKKETAKTERVFVIGTNAEYPPFEYLENGKIVGLDPDIIEAIFQKLGYQYKWANMEFGGLISALQTGKIDVVIAGMSITPERAKMVHFTDPYLTSNVAIITNKTAPIKGMDDLENKKYGAELGTTKEATAKSIAGTTVVPYQNNTSALLALKNNQIDGIVLDESVAYEYVKNNSELSLVGVLEGEPKAIALSKDDKDYDKINAALLELIKDGTIENLKKKYNVN, from the coding sequence ATGAAAATTTTAAAAATGAAAAAGGTTATGAAGGGGATTTTTTTAGTATTGATTGGACTTATTATGTTTAGTTGTGGAGGAAAAAAAGAAACAGCAAAGACTGAGAGAGTTTTCGTTATAGGAACGAATGCTGAATATCCTCCGTTTGAGTATTTAGAAAACGGGAAAATTGTGGGATTAGACCCAGATATAATAGAAGCTATATTTCAGAAGTTGGGTTATCAATATAAGTGGGCAAACATGGAGTTTGGTGGACTTATATCAGCACTTCAAACTGGAAAGATAGATGTCGTTATAGCTGGAATGAGTATAACTCCAGAAAGAGCTAAGATGGTTCATTTCACAGATCCCTATTTGACATCAAATGTGGCAATTATAACAAATAAGACTGCTCCAATCAAGGGTATGGACGACTTAGAAAATAAAAAGTATGGAGCAGAGTTAGGAACAACAAAAGAGGCTACAGCAAAATCGATAGCAGGAACAACAGTAGTTCCATATCAAAATAATACATCGGCACTATTAGCACTAAAAAATAATCAGATCGATGGGATTGTTTTAGATGAAAGCGTGGCTTATGAGTATGTAAAAAATAACTCAGAACTATCTTTAGTTGGTGTTTTGGAGGGGGAACCAAAAGCTATTGCTCTATCAAAAGATGATAAGGATTATGACAAAATAAATGCAGCTCTTTTAGAGCTTATAAAAGATGGAACGATTGAGAACCTGAAAAAGAAATATAATGTAAATTAG
- the uxuA gene encoding mannonate dehydratase yields the protein MKLSFRWYGENDPVKLEYIKQIPTMDSIVTAIYDVPVGEVWPMEKILALKETVEKAGLKFDVIESVPVHEDIKLGIGRRDELIENYKQNIRNLGAAGVKVICYNFMPVFDWTRSQLDKELEDGSTTLVYYKDQVDALDPLNSNLSLPGWDSSYTKEQLAELFAGYKSIGTEGLWANLEYFLKEIIPVAEEADVDMGIHPDDPPWPIFGLPRIITSEESIDRLLNIVDSKNNGLTLCTGSLGCANFNNMEKLVDKYSAMGRIHFMHVRNVKLLEDGVSFEESAHYSGCGSLDIVDIMKALHKNNFTGYLRPDHGRMIWGETGKPGYGLYDRALGASYITGIWETLSKLK from the coding sequence GTGAAATTATCATTTAGATGGTATGGAGAAAACGATCCAGTTAAACTGGAATATATAAAGCAAATCCCTACAATGGATAGCATCGTAACAGCTATATACGACGTTCCAGTTGGAGAGGTTTGGCCAATGGAGAAAATATTAGCTTTAAAGGAAACAGTTGAGAAAGCTGGATTAAAGTTTGATGTTATAGAGAGCGTTCCTGTTCATGAGGATATCAAATTAGGTATCGGAAGAAGAGATGAGTTAATCGAAAACTATAAGCAAAACATAAGAAACTTAGGAGCTGCTGGAGTTAAAGTTATATGCTACAACTTTATGCCAGTATTTGACTGGACTAGATCACAGTTAGATAAAGAGTTAGAGGATGGATCAACAACTCTTGTTTATTACAAGGACCAAGTTGATGCATTAGATCCATTAAACAGCAACCTATCTTTACCTGGATGGGATTCAAGTTACACAAAAGAGCAATTAGCTGAGCTATTCGCTGGATATAAGAGTATCGGAACAGAAGGGTTATGGGCTAACCTAGAGTACTTCTTAAAAGAGATCATTCCAGTTGCTGAGGAAGCGGATGTTGATATGGGTATCCACCCGGACGATCCACCTTGGCCAATCTTCGGTCTTCCAAGAATCATAACTTCTGAGGAGAGCATCGATAGATTATTAAACATCGTAGATAGCAAAAACAACGGATTAACTCTTTGTACAGGGTCTTTAGGATGTGCTAACTTCAACAACATGGAGAAATTAGTAGATAAGTACAGTGCAATGGGAAGAATTCACTTCATGCATGTAAGAAACGTAAAGCTTCTTGAAGATGGTGTAAGCTTCGAAGAGTCAGCTCACTACTCAGGATGTGGATCATTAGACATCGTTGATATTATGAAAGCACTTCATAAGAACAACTTCACAGGATATTTAAGACCAGATCACGGAAGAATGATTTGGGGAGAAACAGGAAAACCAGGATACGGATTATATGACAGAGCTCTTGGAGCAAGTTATATCACTGGAATCTGGGAAACTCTTTCTAAGTTAAAGTAA
- a CDS encoding iron-containing alcohol dehydrogenase has protein sequence MILTDVYMESSIWKSLAEEIKDYKNILVIHGTKSLEAVKQDLFKILSNKDFSFFHYGDECSYSFLDYNLHDLEKNNYDLIIGIGGGKAIDLSKLLMDKLDIPLFTVPTIASTCAAVSYISVMYHENHVFQELYFLKRPPHKTFINLETILNAPKRYLWAGIGDTLAKYYEMNMKAEGQRLNFNTTMGEKLSLLCKESMLNYGASALLATEVTQDFEEVAGVILVTTGIVSNLIDFKYNGALAHSIFDSLTQIKRVEEEHLHGEVVAFGILVQLELEKKFDELERLKTFYKNIKLPTDLNEVVIREEYLEKKELVIGKILDSAAYSDIPLNFTRDEFIAILEKNI, from the coding sequence ATGATTTTAACAGATGTATATATGGAAAGTTCTATTTGGAAGAGCCTTGCTGAAGAGATTAAAGATTATAAAAACATCTTAGTTATCCACGGTACTAAATCTTTAGAAGCTGTAAAACAAGATTTATTCAAAATTTTATCAAACAAAGATTTTAGCTTTTTTCATTATGGCGATGAGTGCTCTTACTCTTTTCTAGACTATAATTTACATGATCTAGAAAAGAACAACTACGACCTTATCATTGGAATCGGAGGTGGAAAGGCTATCGATCTTTCAAAACTTTTGATGGATAAGCTAGATATTCCTCTTTTCACAGTTCCAACAATCGCTTCTACTTGTGCTGCAGTATCATATATCTCTGTGATGTATCATGAGAATCACGTTTTCCAAGAGTTATATTTCTTGAAAAGACCACCTCACAAAACATTTATAAATCTTGAAACTATTTTAAATGCGCCAAAGAGATATCTATGGGCAGGGATTGGAGACACTCTTGCCAAGTACTACGAGATGAATATGAAGGCCGAGGGACAAAGACTTAACTTCAATACAACTATGGGTGAAAAACTCTCTCTTCTTTGTAAAGAATCTATGCTCAATTACGGTGCCTCTGCTCTTTTAGCCACAGAGGTCACTCAGGATTTTGAAGAGGTCGCTGGAGTTATTCTAGTTACAACAGGTATAGTTTCAAACCTTATCGATTTTAAATACAATGGAGCTTTGGCTCACTCTATATTTGATTCTCTCACTCAGATTAAAAGAGTCGAAGAGGAACATCTTCACGGTGAGGTTGTAGCCTTTGGAATTTTGGTTCAATTGGAACTAGAAAAAAAATTCGACGAATTGGAAAGATTAAAAACATTCTATAAAAATATAAAACTTCCAACTGATTTAAATGAAGTTGTTATCAGAGAGGAGTATTTAGAGAAAAAAGAGCTTGTCATTGGAAAAATCTTAGATTCAGCTGCTTACTCTGATATCCCTTTAAATTTCACTAGAGATGAGTTTATTGCTATTTTAGAAAAAAATATATAA
- a CDS encoding mannitol dehydrogenase family protein, protein MKLNLKDIKNIDGSLGVIVPKYDIEKVKEDTLKTPKWLHFGAGNIFRAYMGKVAQVLIEKNLENTGIIVAESFDTEIIEKAYTPFDNLTILTTLNKNGDFKNEILGSIVESIEATTQNFAALEAIVNNPSLQMVSFTITEKGYNLKDPAGNYFGVILEDFKNGFHSPKHVMTLITRLLYSRFKTNGAPISLVSMDNCSGNGDKIREAVLEIATAWNTNGGIETEFLTYLKDESKVAYPVTMIDKITPRPAEEVKVALENLGFEDMSPVITNRNSFVAPFVNAEIPEYFIVEDKFPNGRPKLEEAGVFLTDRETVEKTEKMKVTTCLNPLHTTLAIFGCILNKKSIYDTASDEDLNRLIKEVGYNEALAVVESPGIIDPKAFIDEVINERFLNPYIPDQPERIATDTSQKIAIRFGETIKSYMADETLDVKSLKYIPLVLAGWFRYLLGVDDKGLERSISSDPMLEMLKNELSGIEFGKPETYTGQLKNVLTNERIFGVNLEEVGLSELIENYFVEMLSGEDAVRNTLHKYL, encoded by the coding sequence ATGAAATTAAACTTAAAGGATATAAAAAACATAGATGGTTCATTAGGGGTAATCGTACCAAAATATGATATTGAAAAAGTAAAAGAGGACACATTAAAAACTCCAAAGTGGTTACACTTTGGTGCTGGAAACATCTTTAGAGCATACATGGGGAAAGTAGCACAAGTTTTAATTGAAAAAAATCTAGAGAATACAGGGATTATTGTAGCAGAAAGTTTCGATACAGAGATTATCGAGAAAGCTTATACACCATTTGATAACTTAACTATCTTAACGACGTTAAACAAAAATGGAGATTTCAAAAATGAGATTTTAGGAAGTATTGTAGAGTCAATAGAAGCTACAACTCAAAACTTCGCAGCTTTAGAGGCTATTGTAAACAATCCATCATTACAAATGGTAAGTTTCACAATAACTGAAAAAGGATATAACTTAAAGGACCCAGCAGGAAACTACTTCGGTGTTATTTTAGAAGATTTCAAAAATGGATTCCACTCTCCAAAACATGTGATGACTTTAATTACAAGATTACTTTATTCAAGATTCAAAACTAATGGAGCTCCAATAAGTTTAGTTAGTATGGATAACTGCTCTGGAAACGGAGACAAGATAAGAGAAGCTGTTTTAGAGATAGCTACAGCTTGGAACACTAACGGTGGAATTGAGACTGAGTTCTTAACTTACTTAAAAGATGAATCTAAGGTTGCTTATCCTGTAACTATGATAGATAAGATAACTCCAAGACCAGCTGAAGAGGTAAAAGTAGCTCTTGAGAACCTAGGGTTTGAAGATATGTCACCAGTTATCACAAATAGAAATAGTTTCGTAGCTCCTTTTGTTAATGCTGAGATTCCTGAGTACTTCATAGTTGAGGATAAGTTCCCTAATGGAAGACCAAAGCTAGAAGAAGCAGGAGTGTTCTTAACAGATAGAGAAACTGTTGAAAAGACAGAGAAAATGAAAGTTACAACTTGTTTAAACCCACTACATACAACACTAGCAATATTCGGATGTATTCTAAATAAGAAATCAATCTACGATACTGCAAGTGATGAGGATTTAAACAGATTAATAAAAGAGGTTGGTTATAACGAAGCTTTAGCAGTTGTTGAAAGCCCAGGAATAATCGATCCAAAAGCCTTCATAGATGAGGTTATAAACGAAAGATTCTTAAACCCATATATTCCAGATCAACCAGAAAGAATAGCTACAGATACTTCTCAAAAGATAGCTATCAGATTTGGAGAGACTATAAAGTCATATATGGCTGACGAAACTTTAGATGTTAAATCATTAAAATATATCCCGCTAGTTTTAGCTGGATGGTTTAGATATCTTTTAGGGGTAGATGATAAAGGATTAGAAAGATCAATTAGTAGCGATCCAATGTTAGAGATGCTTAAAAATGAATTAAGTGGAATCGAGTTTGGAAAACCAGAAACTTATACTGGACAACTGAAAAATGTACTTACAAATGAAAGAATATTTGGAGTAAATTTAGAAGAGGTTGGTCTTTCAGAATTAATAGAGAATTACTTTGTGGAAATGTTATCTGGGGAGGATGCAGTTAGAAACACTTTACACAAGTATCTATAA
- a CDS encoding aminotransferase class I/II-fold pyridoxal phosphate-dependent enzyme — translation MSGDKFLAKRFQNKQETTFKSIDGPEKAKIINLGIGDLDVHTHEIVINAAFKDTLNGHTHYTDPLGDLELRNEIIKYHRDEFTNYNIAQDEIIVLSGACHGMYLALQATLNPEDEVIILAPFFPVYMDQIEEAKGIPVIVHTTIENSYQIVKSDLEKAITPKTKGIIINTPSNPTGVCYSKESLEIVANLAKKYDLLIYADDIYDFYDYSNSFLPIASLDGMSERTISICSFSKNFAMTGWRVGYNIGPSAIIDTIRKLNEVIVYSASSVSQRAALAALQNRDLIKESVVPLYRDRVQYSLDRINNIKGLKAFPPEGGIYIFVDISETNMNSIEYSNYLFENLGIKVIPGKPFGDDKAVRIACSNPLETLKEAFDRIESIS, via the coding sequence ATGAGTGGAGATAAATTTTTAGCAAAGAGATTTCAAAATAAACAGGAAACAACTTTCAAATCTATCGACGGACCTGAAAAAGCAAAAATTATCAATTTAGGAATTGGTGACTTAGATGTGCATACTCATGAAATTGTTATAAATGCAGCTTTTAAAGATACTCTAAACGGTCATACTCACTACACAGACCCACTTGGAGATTTAGAGCTTCGAAATGAGATTATAAAATATCATAGAGATGAATTCACTAACTACAACATAGCTCAGGATGAGATTATCGTTTTATCTGGAGCTTGCCACGGAATGTATCTAGCTCTTCAAGCCACTTTAAATCCTGAGGATGAAGTTATCATCTTAGCTCCTTTCTTCCCTGTATATATGGATCAGATTGAAGAGGCAAAAGGGATTCCTGTGATTGTTCACACAACTATTGAGAATAGCTATCAAATTGTTAAATCAGATTTAGAAAAAGCTATAACACCTAAAACAAAAGGAATTATTATAAATACGCCCTCAAATCCAACTGGCGTTTGTTACTCAAAAGAGAGCTTAGAGATTGTTGCTAATCTTGCAAAAAAATATGACCTTTTAATCTATGCAGATGATATCTATGATTTTTATGATTATTCAAACTCATTCCTTCCTATAGCTAGTTTAGATGGGATGAGTGAAAGAACAATTTCAATCTGTAGCTTCTCTAAGAACTTTGCTATGACTGGTTGGAGAGTTGGTTACAATATAGGACCGAGTGCTATCATAGATACAATTAGAAAACTAAATGAGGTTATTGTCTATAGCGCATCCTCTGTTTCTCAAAGAGCTGCCCTTGCCGCTCTTCAAAATAGAGACCTTATTAAAGAGAGTGTTGTTCCTCTATATAGAGATAGAGTTCAATACTCACTAGATAGAATCAATAACATAAAAGGATTAAAGGCCTTCCCACCAGAGGGTGGAATCTACATCTTTGTGGATATAAGTGAAACTAATATGAACTCAATCGAGTACTCTAACTACCTTTTCGAAAATCTAGGAATCAAAGTTATCCCTGGAAAACCATTTGGTGATGATAAAGCAGTTAGAATAGCTTGTTCAAACCCTTTAGAGACTTTAAAAGAGGCGTTTGATCGAATAGAGTCCATCTCTTAA